The genomic segment TGCTGCTAAGTATGATGACAAAGGCATCATGAATTACTCAGAAGAAGCATCGATCCAAGGCATGAGACAAAAGGGAAGGAGCTtagtgaaaaattttaaaataaaataaggaaggAAATAGACTTAATAAAATTAACATCCTTGGCAGTTTTTCTTTTCCAGATCTAACAAGCAATAGGCATTTCTAGATGTACAAACTCAGACTGGCCCCTATTTGCCTGTTTTTAGTAGCAGAGATGTCTTAAGGATGGATTTCAACATCTATGCTGTTGTGCGCAGTTCACTGTGAATACTCTTTTTGTGTTTACATTATAAATTGTACCTTTTATGGTCTCTAATTTAGATTTTTACAATGCATCTAAAATAGCTTCTTCAGAAATCTCTGTCCAGGCCTTTTCTAGAGGACTAGATTGCTTATTCCAAAGTGTCTTGCAGCCTGACAGTATCCGAGTCATGGGTGACAAATCAACAGCAAGAGATACAATGAAGAATGCTGGTGTTCCAACTGTACCAGGAAGTGATGGATTGTTACAGGTATTTGGTTCGAGTACCATTTCTTGCTTTAAAATGATaggttatatttatttataacatAAGTAGCAGTATTACCATTTACATCTCTTTGAACctcaaataaatttttcttgTGGTAGAGTACTGAAGAAGCAGTGAGGCTCGCTGCAGGGATTGGTTACCCTGTAATGATCAAGGTAATCCTATACTTCAACTTTTCAGATGCACAATTATGTGCATGTATGTAGCGCCCTATCTctgtgtgtttgtgtacatatttatatacatatacCTGTTTGTAGATGTATGCAAATTAGAAGATGAATTTATGAGTATTTGTCAGATTTTTGTAAGTCATATATTACTGCAAGTGAAAAAAATTCCAGAGTATAAAGATGCAGCAATGGTTGACTGACTTGTACCTGTTACTGCATTAATAACTTGATGATTTCTTTCTTGGGAATACAGATACTGCATTTAGGATGTGCTTATCTGTTCTTTTATGTCTTTTACTATTGACCTATTTTATGGTAATATCAACTGTAGAAGTTAATCCTATTAGAAATTTGGATTCAACTGAGCACAGCTTGAGAAAAGCCCTATCCTGAGACTAAACATATACTAAAACTATTTTCGCGTTTCTTGTGAGATTGTGAATCAAATACGCATCCTCTAAGTTGTCAGATTATGTTTTTGCCTGCCAGCATACTTGCTGATTTACtcatggaaagaaacaaaagacttCCGCAATAGAGTAAAAAAGCAGTGTCATTTTTCCCTTATGTATAAAACCAGAAACTTCAGAATTTATCAAGCTTTAGCAGATTGAGTTGAAAGAATTACGACTATGCTTTGTTTGGCTGCAGCATACATGTGGAATAAATGTAAATATTGAAAACCTAGAACACTTAGAATGTAACATTGTTGATTCCCTGGAGTTGAAATTTTTGCCCTAAATGGTTATGAGATGCATGTTTAAGTGAAATGAATTGCAAATGCGTGTAAAGTCTTTGAGCATGACTTCTTTGTACATTATGCTTGAAGGCTACAGCTGGTGGTGGTGGAAGAGGAATGCGTCTTGCTAAAGTGCCTGATGAGTTTGTAAAGTTATTGCAGGTACTTTCCTACATTGATTTTGCTTGAAACATGCTTATGGTTAAGCGCAAGAAAGTGTAGTCTCCAGTTTTGGTGACTTAATTGAAAGATTCTGTGTGCTTGCCACTGGCTGAGCAACATTGAGCTAATTGCACCACACATCATTTGATACACTTGACTATTTGGTTTCATTCAGCATAGTTTTCATCATATATTTAGTGAAACAATAACACTTGGGATTTTTAGTTTGAGTGTGTTATTAGAAGTTAGCCATTGTAtgatctaattaattttatatgtcTAACTAATTGATTTAATAAATCATTGCACCCCTACATAGAGGTCCTGGCTCCTCGTTTGATGCATACTAACCCAATATGTGGTTCTTAGAGATTTCATTGTGCAAGTAGTTTTCTTAATGTTTGAAGTGGGAATTGAAGTGCTGTCTGTTAACCTGTAGACTGTTCACAAAAGATTCAATCTTGAAGTGCAATGTATATTTTCTGACAGAAGGAGCATCTACCATCATATGTCAAAAATTTTACCTTTAAAGATATTATTTTCAGTTCTGCATCCTGCAAATTGCTATGTTGTTAGTTGTTATCCTTCACTTTGTATAGtcagatttttctttcttgcaataGTCTTTGCTTATTTTCTGTTCTAATTGATGAAGCTCTGAATTTCAGAGTTCGTGCAAATGCACAAGAATATAGGCACACTGATTTTGTTCTTCTGGCAGAGCATCTTTGACTTTGTTGATAGGTAGCTCTTATCGGGTTTGTAATTGAGCCCTCATCTATTTTTGGGATTGGTTTTTCTGGTCTGACAGCAAGCTAAGAGCGAGGCTGCAGCTGCATTTGGCAATGATGGTGTTTATCTGGAAAAGTACATTCAGAATCCAAGGCACATTGAATTTCAGGTACtatcatttgatttaattttcttaaattgtcaTTCATTAAGATCTTGAGCGTAGATCTGAAATTATAATAACCTGGTTAAATAAAGAATATGTTGTGTTCTTTACTATTATTGCTCATGCTTCGTGAGATGATGCTAAGATAGATGGACCTGATGCCCATGGATGCAAGTTTTTCTGCATTACAATGTCAACCCTTTTAAGGGCATTGGAGCTTATCGAATTATCACTGGTGGAATTATTCAAGTTAGAGTGTTGAATAAACTTGATAGAGCATATAGTAGAACCAATCCTGTAAATGTTGTTAGATAATTAGTTTTTTGTAAGCTTAATTACCTAATTGAATTGCACTAAAACGAACATCTTGGTAATACTTTTAGTAATGAAGTTTCATGGGGCTAACAGAATGCTGAATAATGTGGCACATGTGATTGCTAATCAGCCCGAAGCGTGGTTATCCAATCCACCTCTATTTTTATATTCCCTATAATTGCTTCGCAACTTATCTAATGAAGTTTATacttgaagaagaagaatatttgCAGCTAAGAGGGACAAAAAAAGTGCACATGCCTCCTGTCATGGAATAAAGGAAGCCCTCTCAGTATAGCCTGACAAAGAATTCCTCAAAACCTCAAATTTGCTATAGTCCAGACCAAAGTGGAGCAGCCTTAGGTTTGCTTCTAGTCTTGCCCTGTAAAAGAGCACATGTTATTGGTCATATCCACTTACTGTTCAAAAGTGTGTTAATAGTATTATCCAAAGGATATAGGGTATCTTTCATAGAACAACGGGAAGTTGGGGAAACATCTGATGGTTTATAGTTCTTCCTAGAGGATATGAAGGGATAGATAATGTTTTAACACCTGTGGTATCTGAAGCATGAGAGAACTTCGAGATGTTTCAAATCTCAAGGAATGGTTagttttcatattttaaaaATGTATATTTCATGGTATCATCCAAAATAGAAGTTACGCAGAAATGCATCTAAAGATCTAAGCTATACAGAGGAAGAAAAGGCTTGTAAAAACTCTCTTAACTTTGCTTCCAACTAGTAAGTAACATGCTTTAGTTATTTTGGTGATTCATTTGCTGTTCAAATATGCTATTCAATGCGTTTTTCCAAATGGAAATGGTCTATTGCACTGATATGAGCTCCAAACTACATGGAGATTTATCAAAGTTACAAGGCTTGAAATTATATTAACAAACTAATTGTAGCATAGGTATATTAGTCCAGTTAACCGGATTTCCATTTCAATCGTATTGTTACACTTGATATCGAGATTTGGACTTCATGTAAATTGCCCAATAAGATTTGAGGTTATGGTGCTACAAAATAGAGGTGTTCTGTCATTTCTCTCGTCGGCAAGATAATCATGTCACTAGCTACTGCTGACTATTGTTGTGTCTTTGCTGTCTCTTTTTAATCAGAAagctaataaaaaaataacaaaaactgATCGTTGCTTGTTTTCTGAATCGTATTGGCTCTTTATCAGTCTATGATGCAGGGTTTTTATCTCGGTTTTATGTTGTACTAAGGTCACTGCAAAGGGCCTGCAGTGACTTCTTTTTGTAACCTGGCGTAGTAGCAAGATCATTATTATTCTCATCTCCATAAGAACCTGCAGTGTATCTTGACTGAagcatatttaatttttttgcttGTGAAAACATACTTTTATCTCTCCTCTTGTCTGTATTCCATTTTCATTGATTAAGTACATAATTTTTAAGTGGTTGTAGAACTATaagcccaaaaaaataaaaaagatccCATTGCTTTTGATTTATGTCATATGCTGCAGTTAATAAAATGTTAGATTCACATGAATTTGTCTTTTGGTTTTCCAGGTTTTGGCAGACAAGTATGGAAATGTTGTGCACTTTGGAGAACGTGATTGCAGTATCCAGGTAATTTTGCTGTATGTTTGTTAATGTGAGGCTAAAAATATCAACTGGAGCTGTCCAAAGAAAGATCAAGGTTTGCAAACTCAAGACCTTAGTTTTTGTGGAAAGGGTTTTAGTTACCAACATTCCATGGTCCAAATTAACctgcaatttttatttttttaattttttttatcaggGGAAGGGTGGGATAGAAGCAGGTATGGGAGGATTTGACCCTAGGTCCTCTAATTCCTAGGTCCTCAATATTAGCCCCTAGACCAAGGCCTACTCAGCTCCTGCAATGTTTAGTTTGATGCAAATACTTTCATAATCTGGTGTCCTCATATTTCATTTCACTTTCCAGAAAAACTCAAAACTGATAAATCCATCATTGAACTGTGTGTTACACATCTGCACAATCAAGCTGTAGCTCTAAGGACTTAAGTAAAGCCAGCTAATTTTTAAGTTTCAGTAGTGCAGCGTTAGTATGTAACCAAAATTTTAACTATTATGGTTCCTTTTTTCATCAaaccatttttttcttaataatatTAACCTATGGGTGCATCTAAGTTTTTTGGACTTTTTTTGTGTGCATAGCTTAGTTCATTTCTACTTTTGTTGGTATAATGGAAATTAAGTGAAATCTGGACAAGTTTGCTTCTTGGCAAAATGGTTTTTCTGCTGACGTTTCTTGAAAACTAACATAGCTAGTTGGAGGAATGAGTGCAACTGATTATTTGTGTATTTATGCAGAGAAGAAACCAGAAGCTGCTTGAAGAAGCACCCTCTCCTGCATTGACAGCAGAGTTACGGAAAGCCATGGGTGATGCAGCAGTTGCTGCAGCTGCCTCTATTGGTTACATAGGCGTTGGTACTGTCGAGTTCCTTTTGGATGAAAGGGGTTCCTTCTATTTTATGGAGATGAATACTCGAATTCAGGTGGGAAAAGGCACTTcggcattttatcaaatttgtaCTGAAGTATTATATTAGGGAATTGTATGATCTATTTTAAATTAAACATAGGTGGAGCACCCAGTGAcagaaatgatttcttctgtggaCCTGATTGAAGAACAAATTCGTGTGGCTATGGGAGAGAAGCTTCGTTACAAGCAGGCACGAGTTATGGCTTTACAAATACAGAAAGTATAATACATAAGACTCAGTATTTATTCCCACTTAATGTTTTTCATTGTTGACAGGAGGATATTGTGTTGAGAGGACACTCAATTGAATGTCGTATAAATGCAGAAGATGCTTTCAAAAACTTCCGACCTGGGCCTGGTAGGGATTTTCTGAAGTTTAGATGCACTTATGTTGAATAATTTTGCTCACCAAATGAACTTTGGTTGAAGCGAAACAGTAGTAATAAGCTTTATGGAGTCTTTCCCAATTTAAGACTTCTAGGAGTCATTAGGTTTTCCCATTCGTAGCCTACCTTCTGATGATCCAACTGAAAGCCTATTTTGCAAATGTAATTTTTCAATTGTTAGGACATGGCTTGTACAATTAGCTGCTGATGGATGTTATATATATGTGGAAGAATTGGGAAATATCAATTTGATGAATCATTCAGTAGAATGTTGTTATTTTGCTTTATTGTTTGTCACAGGGGTTCAATCATTCTAGTTGTTAAATGTGGCAAGTATTCTTATATAAGATAAATACTTTTGTCCTGACCGGTTGTTTAGTTTGTGTTCAACATTTGTTAAATTAAGGGAAGCTCGAAAAATTGATGTGCATATCTATTAAAAACAGGGAGAATAACTGCATATTTGCCAGCTGGAGGTCCATTTGTGCGAATGGATAGCCATGTTTATCCTGATTATGTGGTTCCACCAAGCTACGATTCCCTGCTTGGAAAGGTTAGTCAACAAATATCATGTATTTGTATTTAAATGCAATATGGCTTCTTTTTCCcttgtctttcctttttttctcctgCTTACAACTTCCATGACTTCTGTGATGAATGATACTTCTATAAGAATATGAATATTGGATGCACAACAACCCAAAGTTTGATACATTTCACTCTATGTGAGATACTGCAAGACCATAGAAGTGGGCTTAAAGCATACCTATTGATTTGTATATTCTGTGGGCTTCAAACGGGTGAACTAGGTTAAACTGGTGTGcagataaaatttttaaattgaaaTATGGGAATTTCTGTAATTCTTTGGGTAATTAATGATCTATTTATGGAAATTCCCTGATCAAAATTTGTATTAAGTTGATGAGATGCGAAAAATGAATGTTGGTATTATTTTGTGCCTATATCACTATGCATTTCTCTATGGAAAAAATGATGGAGCCTAAAATTTCTAAAGGACCTTGGCTCCAGTGAAAAGGTACTAAAAGTGGACATATAGTTACCATAGCATGCTTATAATGCTATATGCCATAGCAAAGACATAACATTTCTCGATttacttggggataatttttgcatGAATGGGAGTGCTTGAATGGATGTTTTAGTTTTTGAGATTTGCAGTAAGCATTTGTTATTCATTTTTTGGGATGCTGTGGGGCATGATATTATAGAAACATGATCTGTGGTAGCTATATGGAGATTATATGGTTGTGTATTGTACTTCAGCTGTCTGTTATCTTCACCTTCATTTTCCATGATAGCTCTATCCCGTAATTTTAATGTTGCTTGATGTGAATTTAGCTTATCGTATGGGCTCCAACAAGAGAGAAGGCAATTGAACGCATGAAAAGGGCTCTTGATGACACAGTCATCACAGGTGAGATGGGATCCTCCAGCTTATTTTTCTTCCCTTCAATTTGCGATTGCCCAGATTGGCAAATCATTTTTCCAACATCAAAtgaatttggttggaaagttTGCCTTTCCTAGATTAACACATTCATTATAAGCCAAGAAAATGGAGTAACAAATGACTAACCGGGAACGGGATATTTGGACTTCAACATGGTCCTATCCTGTCtctatattcattttctttcactTCTAACTGATTATTATTTCTCAGAACCAAAAGTTGAGATTGACCATCACTGGTTTCCATAGACATGGTTGAGCAATTTTGCTGGTGGTCCCATAAGTTTCAAATTTGGGATACTGTTTGATCGACCTTTGGAGTTATCAAATAACTGTACTCTCTTTTATTTCCATTAACTCTAGAGTTCTAACATATGAACTGTCCTTTTCCCAGGGGTGCCAACTACAATTGATTACCACAAACTTATCCTGGACGTTGAGGTAGGCAAAAATTGGATGAATTGATTGTGCtctattattttattatctGGAGTTTGTAGGTGTGTGGTTGTTAACTGAAATTTTCATGTTGCCAATGCAGGATTTTAGGAATGGAAAAGTAGACACTGCTTTTATTCCTAAGCATGAACAGGAATTGGCTGCAGTAAGATCTTGAGATACTCGTATTCCATAGTTTTAGCATTTTGTTTCCCCATATTTTATTCAATCCCTCCACCCCCACCCCCCACATCATGGTTAAGCACTGCACATTTTCATGCATAGAGAAGGCAAACCTAGAAAAAGACACTGCCTTCTTTTGGTGTCAATTGTACATGTGCCTCATGCGGTGCTTCCATGTTAAAGTACCTTTTTTGGAACTTATCGTCGTGGTGATGTTATTAATCATTAGTAGCACTAGAGATGGGGCCAGAAGCTGATTGTGCATTTCTACGTCAAAGTGGCAAATCTATTCTTGATCTTAGAGTGCATAATGTCTCAAGAATTTGAGCTGTGACCTAGCATAACCTACTTGAGCTCTATTATAGCAGTCCAGTCATGTTCTATCACTCTAATTTTGGTTGTTGCTTCCAATCTTTCTGACTGGATTGCCTTTTGCAGCCCCAGCAAATTGTACCAGCTACCTCGGTGAAGGAGTTGGCGAAGGCAGCTGCCTGATTTGCTTTGTTGTTAGTTTGATCGAGCTTGTTTACGTTGGAATTTGCTTTCCCAGAGCAGTCCAGATCCAATGCATTTTTTCCTCCAATACATTTTTACATTTAGCGAATTGTTTGTGAATGAAAAAATCAGTTTTGTTTTAGGatttttaataacaa from the Coffea arabica cultivar ET-39 chromosome 11e, Coffea Arabica ET-39 HiFi, whole genome shotgun sequence genome contains:
- the LOC113719093 gene encoding biotin carboxylase 1, chloroplastic-like yields the protein MDSAAMTSVCSKSLCSTRSTPGLFLGTTRGIRSSQCSFVVGNKVQFPRQIAQASRLVSKSGKSGGALATTCRAEKILIANRGEIAVRVIRTAHEMGIPCVAVYSTIDKDALHVKLADESVCIGEAPSSQSYLLIPNVLSAAISRGCTMLHPGYGFLAENAVFVEMCREHGINFIGPNPDSIRVMGDKSTARDTMKNAGVPTVPGSDGLLQSTEEAVRLAAGIGYPVMIKATAGGGGRGMRLAKVPDEFVKLLQQAKSEAAAAFGNDGVYLEKYIQNPRHIEFQVLADKYGNVVHFGERDCSIQRRNQKLLEEAPSPALTAELRKAMGDAAVAAAASIGYIGVGTVEFLLDERGSFYFMEMNTRIQVEHPVTEMISSVDLIEEQIRVAMGEKLRYKQEDIVLRGHSIECRINAEDAFKNFRPGPGRITAYLPAGGPFVRMDSHVYPDYVVPPSYDSLLGKLIVWAPTREKAIERMKRALDDTVITGVPTTIDYHKLILDVEDFRNGKVDTAFIPKHEQELAAPQQIVPATSVKELAKAAA